The Armatimonadota bacterium genome includes a region encoding these proteins:
- a CDS encoding CHC2 zinc finger domain-containing protein, producing the protein MEIISAHVALRKTGRTFKGLCPFHNEKTPSFHVNPEHQRWKCFGCGEGGDVFY; encoded by the coding sequence CATCTCTGCCCACGTCGCGCTGCGGAAAACCGGCAGGACATTCAAAGGGTTGTGCCCTTTTCACAATGAGAAGACGCCCTCCTTTCACGTGAACCCGGAACACCAACGCTGGAAATGTTTCGGGTGTGGCGAAGGAGGAGACGTCTTTTATTT